A portion of the Pseudarthrobacter sp. L1SW genome contains these proteins:
- a CDS encoding YcnI family protein: MNTPFLRRALKTSAATGGAAALLLAAAGGAAAHVGVTPDKTSANSYALLTFAVPHGCDESGTTKVAITLPAELNDAQPTVNPNWTVEKVTEQLAEPRKLADGTSITKRTSQVVYTAKAPLEHQLRDTLVLSVKLPDAAGTTLYFPTLQTCETGQTDWSEIAKDGQDPHSLKAPAPSVTVTEAAGGGHGTDTAAITDGGADARSWAGLAAGVGGLVLGGTAFVRSAARRTNAPASPAR; the protein is encoded by the coding sequence ATGAACACCCCATTCCTTCGCCGTGCCCTGAAAACTTCCGCCGCAACCGGCGGTGCGGCCGCGCTCCTGCTGGCAGCCGCCGGCGGTGCCGCCGCGCATGTCGGTGTAACGCCGGACAAAACCTCGGCCAACTCCTATGCCCTGCTCACCTTCGCGGTCCCCCACGGCTGCGACGAGTCGGGCACCACCAAGGTGGCCATCACCCTCCCGGCGGAACTCAACGATGCCCAGCCCACGGTCAACCCCAACTGGACGGTGGAGAAGGTGACCGAGCAGCTCGCCGAACCCAGGAAACTCGCCGACGGCACCTCCATCACCAAGCGGACCAGCCAGGTGGTCTACACAGCCAAGGCACCCCTGGAACACCAGCTCAGGGACACCCTGGTCCTCTCAGTGAAACTCCCGGATGCGGCGGGGACAACACTGTATTTCCCCACCCTCCAGACCTGCGAAACGGGGCAGACCGACTGGTCAGAGATCGCAAAGGACGGCCAGGACCCCCACTCCCTGAAGGCTCCCGCGCCGTCGGTCACTGTCACCGAGGCAGCGGGCGGCGGCCACGGGACGGACACCGCAGCAATAACCGACGGCGGGGCGGACGCACGCAGCTGGGCGGGGCTGGCGGCCGGGGTCGGCGGGCTGGTGCTGGGCGGCACGGCGTTCGTCCGGAGCGCCGCACGGCGTACCAACGCGCCGGCCTCCCCGGCCCGGTAG
- a CDS encoding DUF4383 domain-containing protein → MSSDGRTVGRTNIQKAALAVGAVFLLVGLLGFIPGITTNYQALGFAGHGSEAMLLGIFQVSVLHNIVHLLFGAAGIAMARSAAQSRNYLVGGGAIYLVLWIYGLLIGKDTAANFVPVNVADDWLHFVLGVAMIGLGFALSRGTARAGRTTTAH, encoded by the coding sequence ATGAGTTCCGACGGTCGCACAGTAGGCCGAACCAACATTCAAAAGGCCGCCCTTGCAGTGGGTGCAGTCTTCCTCTTGGTGGGCCTCCTGGGATTCATCCCCGGCATCACCACCAACTACCAGGCACTGGGCTTCGCAGGACATGGCTCGGAGGCGATGCTGCTGGGCATCTTCCAGGTGTCGGTGCTCCATAACATCGTCCACCTGCTCTTCGGCGCGGCCGGCATCGCCATGGCCCGCAGTGCCGCGCAGTCCAGGAATTACCTGGTGGGAGGCGGCGCCATCTACCTGGTCCTCTGGATCTACGGCCTGCTGATCGGCAAGGACACCGCAGCGAACTTCGTCCCCGTGAACGTCGCGGACGACTGGCTGCACTTCGTCCTTGGCGTCGCCATGATTGGCCTGGGATTCGCCCTGTCGCGGGGTACCGCCCGCGCGGGACGCACCACCACAGCCCACTAG
- a CDS encoding DUF4232 domain-containing protein: MRSQRIFQGLVMSTAAAAAALMLSACSPGQSQAQTTPSGGTGPATSPASPDATSAAPTTPAPPSSAGTPGSDTPAPGAPARCKAAGLTAATDASGGGAAGSVYMKLNLTNTGSEPCILQGFAGVSLAADGAGAPIGAPATRDESTAPADVLLAPGQTGSAVLRYTQAGNYSDCAMVDAAGYRIYPPEDTESLFLAQPTRACSNAGITLLTIGPFQPA, translated from the coding sequence ATGAGGTCTCAGCGAATTTTCCAGGGGTTGGTCATGTCCACGGCTGCCGCGGCAGCAGCATTGATGCTCAGCGCCTGCAGTCCAGGCCAATCACAAGCGCAGACTACTCCGTCAGGAGGCACCGGCCCAGCCACCAGCCCAGCCAGCCCGGACGCAACGTCCGCCGCTCCCACCACGCCTGCACCGCCGTCGTCCGCCGGAACACCCGGCAGCGACACCCCGGCGCCGGGGGCACCGGCCCGCTGCAAGGCGGCAGGGCTTACGGCTGCCACCGATGCGTCAGGGGGCGGGGCGGCCGGCAGCGTCTACATGAAGCTCAACCTCACCAACACCGGCTCAGAACCGTGCATCCTCCAAGGGTTTGCCGGCGTTTCCCTGGCGGCGGACGGCGCCGGCGCCCCTATCGGAGCGCCCGCAACCCGGGATGAAAGCACGGCCCCGGCCGACGTCCTCCTGGCCCCCGGCCAGACCGGTTCCGCCGTGCTGCGCTACACACAGGCCGGAAACTATTCTGACTGCGCCATGGTGGATGCGGCCGGGTACCGCATCTACCCGCCCGAGGACACCGAATCCCTGTTCCTGGCCCAGCCCACACGGGCCTGCAGCAATGCCGGGATCACGCTGCTGACAATTGGGCCGTTCCAGCCGGCCTAA